The sequence TTGGACTACAATAATCGACAAGAGAAGCTGCCTTTCAAGGAGAGGCTAGCTGCCATTAGGCAGCATGTTTACGTTGCAACCCCCCTACGGATGATGCGCATAATTCCAGCCTTTGGAATCGGTAGTGTGGCCAACACCAGTTTTAGACGATCAATGTTATCAGGTTTCCCTTGAAATGCCAATGATGTGGTGGCATCTCCCTCCATCCAATGCAAGCCCAGCCACACCTAGCAAAAGACACCTTCCCGTACCCAATGGACACCATGGGAAGCCCCTGCAACAGTGAGATTTCTGTTCTTGATCCTATCTCTCAAAGACACCATCTGGTCCAACAACAGAGAACAGAATCGGCGATCCAGTCCCTTAAAACACCGTAATCGCAGCGGTGCTTGCCCGGATGGATCTATGGCTATGCGGTGAATCTGCTGTTCAACAGCTACATTAGCCATCCAGAACCACCCATGCAAGTCTTCGCATCGCATCAATCACCAGAGAGGGTACATTCTTGATGTAGAGTCTGATGACAACCTTCTTAACCGAGGGAATGACCTTCAACTGCGCATCAATTCGTGCCAAGGCGTCCCGAACAAGATGCGCGTATTCCTCGCGTGTCCCAGCCAGGAGTCCAGAATTTTCTCCGCAAGGTTGCATTTTCAGTGTGCTGAGGCCGGTGCACTGTTCTTGAACAAGAGCCAAGCTGTGAAGGCTGTCTTGTCTGATCGTGATGGAGTGAGGCTGATCCTGTGACTTCTCCGCGAATGCAGCGGCGGGATAGGAAAGTCGCATTAGAAGATCCGAAGCAATCCAAGAGAGATTGCAAAAGGGTGCCATGATTTTGCGAGTTGTCCATCACATGGAAGTTGTTGTCGCCATAAAGGGCTACCTTGGCCTCGCCAGAGATCTGTCGGTTGACGTACAGTAGGGCAATCCACCGCTTGGGTTTGTCGGGGGCAAAAGACTCAACACGAGGGCCGAAATCTTGAAATAGATAGATGGGGTGTGCCACAGCGAGCACTCGTTTGTAGATATCTTGGCGAACCGTTCCAGGCAGATCCGAAAAACCGACCGTGGAGCCTGTTGGCTTTGATGCATCGCCGAATCTCAAGCCTGATGCGGGGTAATGgtctttgtctttgtcttCACAGCCCATGTTGATTTTGGATTGCCAATGTTGAAAATTTTTCTTCTTGGGGCTGGGATCTCGAGTTTCGGTGGTAGAAAGAAAGCTGGTTGAGAGTACTGATCGGCGGACGTCAGAGATGCAAGATATGCGACCGACGGAGGGTAGCAATGGACGGACAAGGGTTCTGTGAGACTCTACTTCGAGCCTTCAAGGGTGTACTGCCGGCGGTGGACGACGAGGCAAGGAGGGCGCGCCGGCTGGGCCGATTCTGGATGGGGGAGTGCTAAATATTGATGTTTCTCGTCAATCGTGAGGATGCTGACATGAAACGGCTGGCTGAGCAGTCTGGTGGTTGTGGAGATGGCGGGGTGGTAGTTTGCGTGTGTGTGCCTGAGGTTCGGTGAAACGGCTAGGTACAAAATGCTGAAAATCGAGGATTGGGTTTTCCCTCAGATGTCACAGCGAGCCTGCAAGTGCAGTTCAAGAAATGATAATCCACCTTAGGTAGATGGCGATAAGGAATGATGGGATTGTTGACCATGTTTTAGATGCAGTGGAGAATTACGGAGTAGATCGAGGCAAGATCGTGCCTGACGCTTGACAGGAGCGCGACGTGGGACTGGTGTGGACCCACTCCATCCAGCAGGGAGCATTCACGTTCTGTAGATGGCTGAGTAACAGTGTTACAAAACAGCACAGTTAGTATGACGCATGCTTTCATGGTCTTTGGGCCGGTCAAGCCTGTGAGTCCCTTCTGGAAACGTCTAGCCTCATCAACAGGCATCGCGCCTCCAATTTCGAGCATCCAGTGCCCCGTGGTAATGAAGGGACAAGAACCCCGTTGCGGCCTAAAACATCTGGGGTTAAAGACCAGCTCATTTGCGAAGCATGGATGAGCTGGCTGGAATGCTTGGGCTGCGAGGGGCAGTTTTGACTAACAGTAAGTTATAGGTTAGGTGCTGTTTTGAGTGCTTTGTAGGTACTGAAATCTTGCACATCACTCCACCTGCTATCATAACCAACACAACTCTTCAAATTCAACAACTCGTTTTAGGTCACCTCCCATCTACGTTCATAAAATTTCTGAGTGAAAGAAACAACATGTGTCCTATCTTTCTCTGAAGCCGCTCCTATGACAAAAAGCTGCTAGAGCTAAAGGATAGTGGCGTTTCCACTTTGGTGGAATCCACAAAGCTTATCTCtccatcaacctcgaccttATCGTTTGGTGGCCTCTACGAACCCCTCATCTTGACCCTCACCAGCCACCGCGAAACAATCCCACCGCGAAACACTCCCACTCACAGGTCTCGTTCGCCATTGGCCTCTTCAAAATGTCCAGTCAAGCTGCAGAGCATGTCAAGAGCCCCGCAAGACTACCCGATGACACTCACCATGTCATTGTGAAGCTGGAAACCATCCACGTCCCCGCACCTACGATTGATCTTTCACCTCTCACTCATGAGCTCATAACATACGAGTACACTccgcccaaggccaaggcgctCATCGCTGCGAGAATCCAAGATGCGAGTATCGTGACGCTCACAACGGTGCCTATCAATGCAGAGACGCTGGGTGAAGCGCCGTACCTGTAAGTCCTGTGTCCCGTTAAAGGACAAGGGGCTGACTGGAGAGAAGGAAATGCGTGATATCCGAGACAACTGGAACCAACCATATTGATCTGGAAGAGTGCAAGAAACGAAATATCACCGTCATGTTCTCGCCACATGCGGCGACTGAAGCTGTATCCGAGCACGCCCTTGGACTTGTGAGTTTTGCCCTCGATAATATATGAATGGTTTCTAACAGCAGCAGTACTTTTCAGTCAGACGCTCTTTTGTCCGTCTCCACAACGCATTGACCAACCATTCCCCCAACGCCTGGGCATTATCTGGCAGCATGTCCAACATATTGAAAGACACTCAAGGTCAGCCACCCCATACTTGCGGCAATGAGACTGTCGGCATCCTTGGTTTCGGGGCGTTAGGGCAACGGTTAGCCCGTCTTTGTGAAGCCTTGGGAATGAAGGTTCTCGTCGCTGCAAGAAAAGAAGCCAAAAGTGGTCCTGGCTCCAACTCGGGAGGGAGTCAACGGACGGCCTTTGATGAGGTTTTGCGTCGGGCTACCGTCCTCTTCATCACACTTCCCCTCACACCGCAAACCCGAAACACGATAGGGTTGCAGGAATTTCAGTGTATGAGACGCGATGCGGTGCTGGTAAATGTTGGTCGCGGAGGCTTGGTGGACGAAAAAGCACTGGTGCAAGCTCTCCGTCAGAGACTCATTCATGGAGCAGCGACTGATGTGTTTGAGCATGAGCCTGCTGGTAGTGACCAAGACAGTGTTCTACTCAGCGAGGAGGCGAAGGGACTCAACTTGACTCTCACTCCTCATCTGGCTTGGTGTGCGGACCAGACGACGGTTAATATGCAGGAAATCATTGTCGAGAACTTGAAAGAGTTTCTTCGGGGAGGACGCAAGAATGTTGTCTCAGCATAGGATATAACATCAATTATCAGTAACAATTCTGTTTAAATCCGTCGTTCCTGTGGTTTTCCAATCGACTGGGGTTAGTACCGCCACTGTGCAGAGGATGCGTAACTGCTGTCATCCAATTGAGGCCTGTGAGGCCTTTACAACTATTCAGATGCATTCATTCGGTCCTAATAATTATTGGATGATATTCAACTATACCATCACCTCATCTCTATGCTTGAGTCAAACCAGTATACGTCACGATCGGGTGGCCAATAGCCACAAGCACCTCAGTTCTCCAATCCACCCTGGAACGCAAGCATTGCAACGCTAGCCAAGGATGACTTTAGTTGCCATCTGCCGTTGCCGTCCCCGCAGTCTTGGCCAATACGAGAACATGTCAGATGATCGTTTTTTACATCTTCTGATCGGGGTCTCGGGGACGGATCTGGTGCTTCTCTCCGAGAACGGCTCCTAGCGGACCGAGATGGCGCCATTCTTCGGAAATCCCACTTGCGTGTTTGCCCCCGTTCGTCATCTTCGCTGATTCTTTTGTAGCCACAACGAGAGGCTTCCCATGCAAATTGAACTACATCCTTGTCTCGCCTCATGACAACAATTATTCAGAATGGCAGTCATCAcaggagaagatgagatTCAGGCCAACACTCAATCAAGACATTCAAGCCTCGAGGATGTGGAACAACCAAGTGCCGACTTTCCTCCTTCCGAGCCGACTCAAACTCAACGAAGCAAGCTCGAAAACACAGTTATTACGACCTCACTCCTAGCCGCCCTATTTCTCTCTGCTCTCGACGTCACCATTGTCGCCACCGCCATACCAACCATCTCAGAAGACTTGCACTCCAGCACCGGCTATGTCTGGATTGGCGCATCCTATGTCTTGGCCAATGCCGCTTGTGCTCCCACATGGGGAACACTGTCCGATATATGGGGCCGCAAGTCAATTCTCTTGGCTACACTCATCATCTTTTGGGTTGGATCCTTGTTGTGCGGCGCTGCTGTCAACATGACCATGCTCATTGTTGGTCGTGCTGTTCAAGGCATTGGAGGCGGCGGGGTCAACACACTGGTCAATATCTGCATCGGAGATCTCTTCTCAGTCCGTGAGAGAGGCTTCTACTATGGTCTAGTTGGCGCCGTTTGGGGAGTATCGAGTGCCCTGGGACCTGTCATCGGTGGCGCCTTTGCGTACCGAGCCTCTTGGAGGTGGTGCTTCTACATCAACCTGCCGATATCCGGAGTCGGTATAGTTGTTCTCTACTTTGCCCTCAAGCTTCACAATCCTCGAACACTAATGGTAGATGGACTCAAAGCTCTTGACTGGCTTGGAAGTCTGACTGTTATTGGCGGTACTGTCCTTCTGCTCTTGGGCTTAGAGCTTGGAGGCGTCATATTTCCTTGGAACTCATCAACAACCATTTGCCtcatcatctttggcatCTTGATGGCATGTCTCTTTGTCCTTGTTGAGGCCAAGCACGCCAAGTACCCAATTGTTCCTC comes from Fusarium falciforme chromosome 11, complete sequence and encodes:
- a CDS encoding MFS domain-containing protein — encoded protein: MAVITGEDEIQANTQSRHSSLEDVEQPSADFPPSEPTQTQRSKLENTVITTSLLAALFLSALDVTIVATAIPTISEDLHSSTGYVWIGASYVLANAACAPTWGTLSDIWGRKSILLATLIIFWVGSLLCGAAVNMTMLIVGRAVQGIGGGGVNTLVNICIGDLFSVRERGFYYGLVGAVWGVSSALGPVIGGAFAYRASWRWCFYINLPISGVGIVVLYFALKLHNPRTLMVDGLKALDWLGSLTVIGGTVLLLLGLELGGVIFPWNSSTTICLIIFGILMACLFVLVEAKHAKYPIVPLRLFSDRSNIGAFATCFCHALIALSASYWLPLYFQGVIAASSLMSGVYILPYLLATCVMSAASGFIIRLTGNHFYVISAGMAIATVGFGLFVDLPPNKEFTKIILYQLVAGIGVGPNYQSPLIALQNNVEPHDIGSATSTYGFIRQLASAISIVIGGVVFNNKMQAQQDKLRKALGPKLAKMLSGSSASSNVFTVADLQGEKGRVARGAFLTALRTMYIMFAVFAGLGLVASLFIKQRQMSRDHQEHKTGLQSLEKSRNGEK